CAATACGGTGCAGTCCGCCGTGATGTATGACTTCGTTTACGTGGACGAAGAAAGTTTTGAAAAATACAAGCCAACTTCATTCCGGCAATTGCTGGAGGGCTTCAAGGAATTCAAAGAGAAGACATAGCCAGAGCGTGGACATCTACGTTTTACCCCGCGCGGATGCGGCGTGAAACGAGGGTCACGCTCAAGGTTAAGTGTCGATTGATGGAGCAATTGCATGACAGAACAAGGAATTATTGAACTTCACAAACAGCACCGTGAGGGCCAGTCAAAGTACACTTATTTCCTCCTTGTGTCTTGCCCCAGTTGGAAATGGAGTGTTCCGCCGTATAATAAGGTATAGAACACGGAGGGAACACCATGAACAAACAGCGCAAGCATTATAGTGCAGAAGAGAAGGTTTCCGAATTCCAGGGAATTCCAGGGACACCTTACTAATTTCTTTTGATAAGTCATGCGGTGGTGTTTGCTTTCGATAAAGGGGGGGAGGTTTTCGACCCAAAGACCTTTACGGCCCCGATTACCCCGGAGAAACCTTCGGGGTCCTAAAAGAAAAAGAAGAACGGGAATTTGGGAAGTACCGGACGAAACGCCTTGTTTTGCAGGCTGGGGATAGGTCATGCTGATGACTGTGGGAATATTGGCGACGTGCCCAAGAATGGAAAGGATAACCATTGATGTTGAAACGGTTTCGGGTTCAGGGCTTCAAGTCACTTGCTGATATTGAAGTGGAATTCCCCGCCCTTACCGTCCTTTTCGGGCCAAACGCCTCCGGCAAATCGAATCTCTTAGATGCACTGCTCATTTTATCGTGTCTTGCCACGGAACGAACCCTGGCTGATGCCCTTTCCGGCCCGGTCAGGGGGTATCCGGCCGAACTTTTTCGATTTCCAACTGGCGGCCTTGCATCTTTACTTGAGAAGGACCGGCCTGAGTTTTCTTTAGAAGCCGATCTGCAAACAAAAGGCCGGGATCGAATGAAGAGGAAAAGGGTCAGGTCTCAACAATCAACAATCGTGGGGTTAGATTATACTTCCCACATCGGGCTGGGGCAGTGAAGGATAACGATTTGATCCGGAACCTTAATTCAAGAGGAAGGGACAGAAAAATTTTTATGCCATTGAGTTCGCGGCCAAAGCCAGGACGGAAAAGCTTACTCATTCAATCCTTGCCAAAGCCTTTCATGGTGAATTGGTTCCCACCGAAACCGAGCTTGCGCGCCGCGAAGGCCGCTCCTCCTACGAACCAGCCCCTAATTTCATGGCACGTATTAAAGCTGTGCATGAAAGATACCTCTATTATCGCGAATATGAAAATAAAATCAAATGCACCTTTAATCCGGTAGGAAAATATAAATCAGTCTCTGATGATTTTGAAGATTATGCGGAAAAAGTAAGCAAGCCGTAGGCCTCCTGCGTTAAAGGTCTTGACATTTATATCAGTAAGGTAGAAAAATGACTTGATTTTAATCTCATGAGGTACGTATGAAAGCCAATGAAGCTGTTAATGAAGATCCGTGGATTCACATCAGGAATCTATTTGGCGTATGGATTGAAAGCGGCGACGAAGATAAGCAACTGGAAGAGCTATCCCGGTCAAGGCTTATTCCTTCCTCGATGCCTGATGAAGATGAATGAAATATCTGATCGATACAAATATAGCTTCCCATCACCTTAGTGGAAGGTACAATCTTGTTTAAATCCTCCGACCCTGGCCAAAAAAGCATAGGGTAATACTGCACATCCAGCATTCACCCTCTTTTTCGTTCCTACTGCCTTAAATGGTTAAATATCCACCGTCTACAGGAATAATGGCACCGGTGACGTATCGCGACGCCTTCGAGGCTAAGTAAACCGTGGCCCCTTTCAGTTCATCCTCTTCTCCGAACCTTCCCATGGGGATATGACTGAGTAACTTCTTTCCATGATGTTCTAAAACCCACTGGGTCATATCCGTTGGAAACCAACCCGGCGCAATGGCATTTACTCGAATGTTGTGTTTGGCCCACTTAGCTGCTAGAT
This genomic window from Deltaproteobacteria bacterium contains:
- a CDS encoding AAA family ATPase, which encodes MLKRFRVQGFKSLADIEVEFPALTVLFGPNASGKSNLLDALLILSCLATERTLADALSGPVRGYPAELFRFPTGGLASLLEKDRPEFSLEADLQTKGRDRMKRKRVRSQQSTIVGLDYTSHIGLGQ